In Dryobates pubescens isolate bDryPub1 chromosome 31, bDryPub1.pri, whole genome shotgun sequence, one DNA window encodes the following:
- the NUDCD3 gene encoding nudC domain-containing protein 3, with protein MEPAATLTDMYDQALLGILQHVGNVEEFLRVLFGFLYRKTDFYRLLLRPGDRLGFPPGAAQAMTLQAFKAFDRMARQDDERRRQELEAKLRKKEEEEEAAADAERVKLSPAAQEIEVETTVEHSSAPDARGAGDAPALAAGPELAEPLGAAAPAQPQPPQLPTQEQFQTNPDSYNGAVRDSYAWAQDYSDLEIKVPVPKHVLKGKQVAVDISSDSIRVAVLEGSSQQVLMEGKLTHRINTESSLWSLEPGKCVLINLNKREEYWWNAILEGEEQIDIDKINKERSMATVDEEEHAVLDRLTFDYHQKLQGKPQSHELKVHEMLKKGWDTEGSPFRGQKFDPSMFSISPGAVQF; from the exons ATGGAGCCCGCGGCCACGCTCACCGACATGTACGACCAGGCGCTGCTGGGCATCCTGCAGCACGTCGGCAACGTGGAGGAGTTCCTGCGCGTCCTCTTCGGCTTCCTCTACCGCAAGACCGACTTCTACCGGCTGCTCCTGCGGCCCGGGGACCGCCTGGGCTTCCCGCCCGGCGCGGCGCAGGCCATGACCCTGCAG GCCTTCAAAGCCTTCGACCGTATGGCCAGGCAGGACGACGAGAGGAGGCgccaggagctggaggccaagctcaggaagaaggaggaggaagaggaggctgctgcagatgcTGAGAGGGTgaagctgtccccagcagctcaggagatCGAGGTGGAGACGACAGTGGAGCACAGCTCGGCGCCGGAtgccaggggggctggggacgCCCCGGCGCTGGCTGCGGGCCCGGAGCTGGCAgagcccctgggggctgctgccccggcccagccccagcccccacagCTGCCCAC GCAGGAGCAGTTCCAGACCAACCCTGACAGCTACAACGGCGCCGTGCGCGACAGCTACGCCTGGGCGCAGGACTACAGCGACCTGGAGATCAAGGTGCCTGTGCCCAAGCACGTCCTCAAGGGCAAGCAG GTGGCTGTGGACATCAGCAGTGACTCCATCcgggtggcagtgctggagggcagcagccagcaggtcctCATGGAGGGGAAGCTCACCCACAGGATCAACACTGAGAGTTCCCTCTGGAGCCTGGAGCCTGGGAAGTGTGTGCTG ATCAACCTGAACAAGAGGGAGGAGTACTGGTGGAATGCCATCCTGGAGGGCGAGGAGCAGATCGACATCGACAAGATCAACAAGGAGCGCTCCATGGCCACGGTGGACGAGGAGGAGCACGCCGTGCTCGACCGCCTCACCTTCGACTACCACCAGAAGCTGCAGGGCAAGCCCCAGAGCCACGAGCTG AAGGTGCACGAGATGCTGAAGAAGGGCTGGGACACGGAGGGCTCCCCGTTCCGCGGCCAGAAGTTCGACCCCTCCATGTTCAGCATCTCCCCCGGCGCGGTGCAGTTCTGA